CCAGAGTCGACGACGTTCTCACCGCCTACTCGGCCGTCCTGACCGCGCAGGGCTGCACCCCCGGGCAGGTGCGGTTCGCCCTCGACTTCATCGGCGACACCGTCTTCGCCTCGCACCTCGGTATCGAGTCGATGCGAGCGACCGACGACGACGGCGTGCGCGGCATCGACCGGATGCGACAAGCGATCGGCGAGCGTGCCGTCGCCATGCCGCCGCAGGAGTGGTGGACCGGCCGCGGCGCCCTCGACACCAAGATTGCGTTCATCCTCGCCGGTCTGGAAAGACACTGGCCGGAACTCTGATCCGCGCCGCGATCGCTACCCTGGCGGACATGAGCATTCCTTCGGTCGCCGAGGTCGCCCGCGCCAAGTACGTCATGGTCACGACCTACAAGAAGGACGGCACCGCGGTGGCGTCGCCGCTGTGGGCCGCACCGGACTCGGGCGACCTGCTGCTGTGGACCGTCGCCGACTCGTGGAAGGTCAAGCGGCTGCGCCGCAACAACAACGTGCTGGTTCAGGCCTGCGATGCGCGGGGATCGAAGACGTCCGGGCCGGTCGTGGCCGGCGTCGGCGAGATCATCGACGGCACCGTCGCGGCCCGCGCCATCGAGCGCAAGTACGGCCTCCTCGGGAAACTGACCATCCTGGGCTCGCGCCTCCGCCGGGGATCGTCGGGCACCGTCGGCATCCGCGTCCGCGACGTCGTCTAGCAAATTCTCCGGAGTCGCCGGGGGGCTTCGAGGCTCCTCGGCCAGCGCCTCGTCGCACCTCAGCCGGCGGGCGGGGTCGCTGGTTGAGTCGGGGCGGGTGGGGGCCGCTGGCCCCGCCGGTGACGAGCGCAGCGAGGCTGCCGGTGCCGGGGTTGGAAAGCGCGGCGTCCCAGTGCATCTTGCGGGGTTTCGACACGGAACTCCGCTAACGCTCCGTTCCGGCTCTACCGGCGGGTGCCGGCGCGCTGACCAGGTGCGGCGACCGTTCACACGTCGCAGTCCGGGGTACGCCGGCTGAGCCGGCCACAAACGCCCCGAGTGTCCCGTGTCGACGCTGAGTCCCGGCCGGTCCGCTGTCGGGGGACGGCGCTCGGGCGTGATCCGTCGCGGATCTTGTCGACGCCGAAATCTGTCGCGGAGTCCGGGAGAGATCCGCCAGGATCCGCGACGTCTGTCGACAGCCGACAATATCCGCGACGTCTGGCGTCATCCGCACGATCGGTCCGGGACTTTCGTCCCCACTTCGGAGTGAGCGGGATCGCATTCCGTAGATACCCCATGGGGTATCTAATAATCTGGAGTCTATCCAGAGAAGAACCCGGAAGCGGGTCTGACAGACGGGAAACACCATGACCGAACAGCTCACCACCGACCGGAACGACGCCGCCGCGGCCGCCATGCCCCGCATCGGCGACAAGGCCCCGGAATTCACGGCGGTCACCACGCAGGGCGAGATCGACTTCCCGGCGGACTACCGGGGGAAGTGGGTCATCTTCTTCTCCCACCCCGCCGACTTCACGCCGGTCTGCACCTCGGAGTTCATCACCTTCGCCTCGATGATGGACGAGTTCGCGAAGTACAACACCGCGCTCGTCGGACTGTCCGTCGACGGTCTGTACAGCCACATCGCATGGCTGCGCACCATCCGCGAGAAGATCGAATACAACGGCCACAAGGACATGGAGGTGACCTTCCCGCTCATCGAGGACATCACCATGGACGTGGCCCGCAAGTACGGGATGATCATGCCCGGCGAGGACTCCACCAAGGCCGTCCGCGCGGTCTTCGTGATCGACCCCGAGGGCGTGATCCGCACCATCGTCTACTACCCGCTGAGTCTGGGCCGGAACTTCGACGAACTGCTCCGCGTGATCAAGGGCCTGCAGACCGCCGACGCCTTCAACGTCGCGACTCCGGCCGACTGGCGTCCCGGCGATCCGGTGATCGTGCCGACCGCCGGGTCGTGCGGGACCGCGAAGGACCGGATGACCGGCGACGACGGGCCGATGGACTGCCAGGACTGGTTCTTCTGCACCAAGGAACTGCCGGCGGCAGACGTCGAGAAAGCCATCCGGAAGGGCTGACCGGCCTGTTTCAGGTACCGAGCAGGGTGACGGCCGCCCGCACGTAGGCGCGGGCGGCGGTC
The nucleotide sequence above comes from Gordonia sp. PP30. Encoded proteins:
- a CDS encoding PPOX class F420-dependent oxidoreductase; this translates as MSIPSVAEVARAKYVMVTTYKKDGTAVASPLWAAPDSGDLLLWTVADSWKVKRLRRNNNVLVQACDARGSKTSGPVVAGVGEIIDGTVAARAIERKYGLLGKLTILGSRLRRGSSGTVGIRVRDVV
- a CDS encoding peroxiredoxin, whose translation is MTEQLTTDRNDAAAAAMPRIGDKAPEFTAVTTQGEIDFPADYRGKWVIFFSHPADFTPVCTSEFITFASMMDEFAKYNTALVGLSVDGLYSHIAWLRTIREKIEYNGHKDMEVTFPLIEDITMDVARKYGMIMPGEDSTKAVRAVFVIDPEGVIRTIVYYPLSLGRNFDELLRVIKGLQTADAFNVATPADWRPGDPVIVPTAGSCGTAKDRMTGDDGPMDCQDWFFCTKELPAADVEKAIRKG